One genomic window of Tachypleus tridentatus isolate NWPU-2018 chromosome 12, ASM421037v1, whole genome shotgun sequence includes the following:
- the LOC143233203 gene encoding uncharacterized protein LOC143233203: MPETKVANRATSDVSRKTIVSSELNDLKSKDFRITKNRESFGTRSPIREKVSRGKTHTIRRSQSISDLRVDSKLNDSSLQWRFSSKEEKIMSQAEQSAVSYFRNNPSVDHPRPKIKNLNNPEESYSKILHSNAEKVLSKLKTRQRVLSEVSGHPQDSKTRAKTQYQPAAPRKLQPLFTEDRNPAQQGGHEDVLQLPTSET, from the coding sequence ATGCCAGAGACGAAAGTAGCTAATAGAGCAACGAGTGACGTAAGTCGAAAGACCATTGTCAGTAGTGAATTAAATGACCTAAAATCTAAAGACTTCAGAATAACTAAAAATCGTGAATCCTTTGGTACACGGTCCCCTATTCGTGAAAAAGTATCTCGCGGAAAAACTCATACTATTCGTCGATCTCAATCTATCAGCGACCTGAGAGTTGATAGCAAGTTGAATGACTCGTCTCTTCAGTGGCGTTTTTCCAGCAAGGAAGAGAAAATTATGAGCCAAGCAGAACAGTCTGCAGTAAGCTACTTTAGGAACAATCCTTCGGTTGATCATCCACgaccaaaaataaaaaatctcaaTAACCCAGAAGAAAGCTACTCCAAGATACTACATAGTAACGCGGAAAAGGTTTTATCCAAGTTGAAAACCCGCCAGCGAGTCTTGTCTGAAGTAAGTGGCCATCCGCAGGACAGTAAAACTCGGGCAAAGACCCAATATCAGCCTGCGGCGCCTAGAAAACTTCAGCCTCTTTTTACTGAGGATCGAAATCCAGCCCAACAAGGTGGTCATGAGGACGTTTTACAGTTGCCTACGTCAGAAACTTAA